The following coding sequences lie in one Manis pentadactyla isolate mManPen7 chromosome 19, mManPen7.hap1, whole genome shotgun sequence genomic window:
- the FMO2 gene encoding flavin-containing monooxygenase 2 isoform X2 — translation MAKKVAVIGAGVSGLASLKCCVDEGLQPTCFERTGDIGGLWRFMTTVLSVRRCPDFPSSGQWEVVTESQGEEHSAVFDGVLVCSGHHILPHTPWEAFPGIERFKGQYFHSRQYKRPEGFEGKRILVIGIGNSASDVAVELSRKAAQVFISTRHGSWVMSRISEDGYPWDMVFHTRFSSALRNILPRSALKWMMERQINQWFNHENYGLDPENKYLMKEPVLNDDLPSRILCGAIQVKPRVTEFRETSVVFADGTAEQDIEVVIFATGYTFSFPFLDPSLVKVEDNMVSLYKYMFPPHLEKPTLACIGLIQPLGSIFPTVELQARWATRVFKGLCALPSERTMTMDIIKRNKNRIDLFGESQSQILQTNYIDYLDELAREMGAKPDIFSFLLKDPKLAVNLCFGPCNSYQYRLVGPGRWKGARNAIFTQKQRILKPLKTRALKAPSGLPVALLLKILGLLAVAVAFLLQLRWF, via the exons ATGGCTAAGAAAGTGGCAGTGATCGGGGCCGGGGTCAGCGGCCTGGCCTCCCTGAAGTGCTGTGTGGACGAGGGGCTGCAGCCCACCTGCTTTGAGAGGACAGGAGACATTGGCGGCCTGTGGAGGTTCATG ACCACCGTCCTCAGCGTGAGAAGGTGCCCAGACTTCCCATCCTCTGGCCAGTGGGAGGTGGTTACCGAGAGCCAGGGCGAGGAGCACAGCGCTGTCTTTGATGGGGTTTTGGTTTGCAGTGGCCACCACATCCTCCCTCACACCCCATGGGAGGCATTTCCAG gTATCGAGAGGTTCAAAGGCCAGTATTTCCATAGCCGCCAGTACAAGCGCCCAGAGGGGTTTGAGGGGAAGCGCATCCTGGTGATTGGAATAGGAAACTCGGCCTCAGACGTCGCTGTGGAGCTCAGCAGGAAGGCTGCTCAG GTGTTCATCAGCACCAGGCACGGTTCCTGGGTCATGAGCCGCATCTCCGAGGACGGCTACCCCTGGGACATGGTGTTCCACACCCGGTTCAGCTCCGCGCTCCGAAACATCCTGCCACGATCGGCTCTCAAGTGGATGATGGAACGACAGATCAATCAATGGTTCAACCATGAAAATTATGGCCTTGACCCCGAAAACAA GTACCTCATGAAAGAGCCTGTCCTAAATGACGATCTCCCAAGTCGTATCCTCTGCGGGGCCATCCAGGTGAAGCCGAGAGTGACGGAGTTCAGAGAGACTTCTGTCGTCTTCGCGGACGGGACTGCAGAGCAGGACATCGAGGTTGTCATCTTTGCAACGGGATatactttctcttttcccttcctcGACCCGTCACTTGTTAAAGTGGAGGATAATATGGTCTCACTGTACAAATACATGTTCCCTCCTCACCTGGAGAAGCCAACCCTGGCGTGCATTGGTCTCATCCAGCCCCTGGGTTCCATTTTCCCAACTGTTGAACTCCAAGCTCGTTGGGCGACACGAGTTTTCAAAG GCTTGTGTGCGTTGCCCTCAGAGAGGACCATGACTATGGACATTATCAAGAGGAACAAAAACAGAATTGACCT GTTTGGGGAGAGCCAGAGCCAGATACTGCAGACCAATTACATCGACTACTTGGACGAGCTCgccagagagatgggtgcaaagCCAGACATCTTTTCCTTCTTGTTAAAAGATCCCAAACTGGCTGTGAATCTCTGTTTTGGGCCCTGCAACTCCTATCAGTACCGGCTGGTTGGGCCTGGACGATGGAAGGGGGCCAGGAATGCCATCTTCACCCAGAAACAAAGGATACTGAAGCCGCTGAAGACACGGGCTCTGAAAGCCCCCTCTGGTCTCCCAGTCGCCCTCCTGCTGAAAATCCTGGGGCTTCTTGCTGTTGCTGTGGCCTTTCTTCTCCAGCTACGGTGGTTCTGA
- the FMO2 gene encoding flavin-containing monooxygenase 2 isoform X1 translates to MAKKVAVIGAGVSGLASLKCCVDEGLQPTCFERTGDIGGLWRFMENVEDGRASIYQSVITNTSKEMSCFSDFPMPEDFPNFLHNSKLLEYFRIFAKTFDLLKYIQFQTTVLSVRRCPDFPSSGQWEVVTESQGEEHSAVFDGVLVCSGHHILPHTPWEAFPGIERFKGQYFHSRQYKRPEGFEGKRILVIGIGNSASDVAVELSRKAAQVFISTRHGSWVMSRISEDGYPWDMVFHTRFSSALRNILPRSALKWMMERQINQWFNHENYGLDPENKYLMKEPVLNDDLPSRILCGAIQVKPRVTEFRETSVVFADGTAEQDIEVVIFATGYTFSFPFLDPSLVKVEDNMVSLYKYMFPPHLEKPTLACIGLIQPLGSIFPTVELQARWATRVFKGLCALPSERTMTMDIIKRNKNRIDLFGESQSQILQTNYIDYLDELAREMGAKPDIFSFLLKDPKLAVNLCFGPCNSYQYRLVGPGRWKGARNAIFTQKQRILKPLKTRALKAPSGLPVALLLKILGLLAVAVAFLLQLRWF, encoded by the exons ATGGCTAAGAAAGTGGCAGTGATCGGGGCCGGGGTCAGCGGCCTGGCCTCCCTGAAGTGCTGTGTGGACGAGGGGCTGCAGCCCACCTGCTTTGAGAGGACAGGAGACATTGGCGGCCTGTGGAGGTTCATG GAAAACGTTGAAGATGGCCGAGCAAGtatctatcaatctgtcatcACCAACACCAGTAAAGAGATGTCCTGTTTCAGCGACTTTCCGATGCCTGAAGATTTTCCAAACTTCCTGCATAATTCTAAGCTCCTGGAGTATTTCAGGATTTTTGCCAAAACGTTTGATCTTCTAAAATATATCCAGTTCCAG ACCACCGTCCTCAGCGTGAGAAGGTGCCCAGACTTCCCATCCTCTGGCCAGTGGGAGGTGGTTACCGAGAGCCAGGGCGAGGAGCACAGCGCTGTCTTTGATGGGGTTTTGGTTTGCAGTGGCCACCACATCCTCCCTCACACCCCATGGGAGGCATTTCCAG gTATCGAGAGGTTCAAAGGCCAGTATTTCCATAGCCGCCAGTACAAGCGCCCAGAGGGGTTTGAGGGGAAGCGCATCCTGGTGATTGGAATAGGAAACTCGGCCTCAGACGTCGCTGTGGAGCTCAGCAGGAAGGCTGCTCAG GTGTTCATCAGCACCAGGCACGGTTCCTGGGTCATGAGCCGCATCTCCGAGGACGGCTACCCCTGGGACATGGTGTTCCACACCCGGTTCAGCTCCGCGCTCCGAAACATCCTGCCACGATCGGCTCTCAAGTGGATGATGGAACGACAGATCAATCAATGGTTCAACCATGAAAATTATGGCCTTGACCCCGAAAACAA GTACCTCATGAAAGAGCCTGTCCTAAATGACGATCTCCCAAGTCGTATCCTCTGCGGGGCCATCCAGGTGAAGCCGAGAGTGACGGAGTTCAGAGAGACTTCTGTCGTCTTCGCGGACGGGACTGCAGAGCAGGACATCGAGGTTGTCATCTTTGCAACGGGATatactttctcttttcccttcctcGACCCGTCACTTGTTAAAGTGGAGGATAATATGGTCTCACTGTACAAATACATGTTCCCTCCTCACCTGGAGAAGCCAACCCTGGCGTGCATTGGTCTCATCCAGCCCCTGGGTTCCATTTTCCCAACTGTTGAACTCCAAGCTCGTTGGGCGACACGAGTTTTCAAAG GCTTGTGTGCGTTGCCCTCAGAGAGGACCATGACTATGGACATTATCAAGAGGAACAAAAACAGAATTGACCT GTTTGGGGAGAGCCAGAGCCAGATACTGCAGACCAATTACATCGACTACTTGGACGAGCTCgccagagagatgggtgcaaagCCAGACATCTTTTCCTTCTTGTTAAAAGATCCCAAACTGGCTGTGAATCTCTGTTTTGGGCCCTGCAACTCCTATCAGTACCGGCTGGTTGGGCCTGGACGATGGAAGGGGGCCAGGAATGCCATCTTCACCCAGAAACAAAGGATACTGAAGCCGCTGAAGACACGGGCTCTGAAAGCCCCCTCTGGTCTCCCAGTCGCCCTCCTGCTGAAAATCCTGGGGCTTCTTGCTGTTGCTGTGGCCTTTCTTCTCCAGCTACGGTGGTTCTGA